Proteins co-encoded in one Kribbella qitaiheensis genomic window:
- a CDS encoding WhiB family transcriptional regulator has protein sequence MDWRHRAVCLDEDPELFFPIGNTGPAIMQIEEAKQVCRRCDVREQCLSWALEAGQDHGVWGGLSEDERRALKRRNARARIRTA, from the coding sequence ATGGATTGGCGCCACCGGGCCGTTTGCCTCGATGAGGACCCGGAACTGTTCTTCCCCATCGGCAACACCGGGCCCGCGATCATGCAGATCGAGGAGGCCAAGCAGGTGTGCCGTCGCTGCGACGTGCGTGAGCAGTGCCTTTCCTGGGCGCTGGAGGCCGGCCAGGACCACGGTGTCTGGGGTGGCCTGAGTGAGGACGAGCGACGCGCTCTCAAGCGCCGCAACGCCCGCGCTCGCATCCGCACCGCCTGA
- a CDS encoding sensor histidine kinase — protein MPSLTDVARNHTTLDSADLDRLQLLVSDWQMLADLSFADLVLWLPDTEGLGFWAGAQMRPTTGPTAYLDDIVGSFIPRDRRPLLDQAYDGGRICREGDPEWRDDVPVRVETIPVRRGSRVIAVIARNTNLLGVRTPSRLEIAYLQSATDLARMITDGIFPYGGERLLSTTPRVGDGCIRIDRHGMVTFASPNALSAYRRMGLVTDLVGSRLKDITAELTNSGRKVDDVLASVVTGRAALEIEIENAEATLFLRAIPLRAEGEHVGALILLRDVTELRSRERELVTKEATIREIHHRVKNNLQTVAALLRMQARRITVPEAQAALAEAVRRVGSIAIVHETLSESFDEHVDFDDVADRVAAMVADVSTVTTQVATRRTGSFGVLDSEVATPLAMVLTELMQNSVEHAFGGRQGDAAGEIVLEARRSVGRLRVVVTDDGLGLPAGFDSETSGNLGLSIVRTLVIGELDGVLEFGPRHDGGQGTTVVLDIPVKD, from the coding sequence GTGCCGTCTTTGACCGATGTGGCGCGGAACCACACCACGCTGGACTCCGCCGACCTGGACCGGCTGCAACTGCTGGTCTCCGACTGGCAGATGCTGGCCGACCTCTCCTTCGCCGACCTGGTGCTCTGGCTGCCGGATACCGAGGGGCTCGGCTTCTGGGCCGGTGCGCAGATGCGGCCGACCACCGGGCCCACGGCGTACCTGGACGACATCGTCGGCAGCTTCATCCCGCGCGACCGCCGGCCGCTGCTGGACCAGGCCTACGACGGCGGCCGGATCTGCCGCGAGGGCGACCCCGAGTGGCGCGACGACGTGCCGGTCCGGGTCGAGACCATCCCGGTCCGTCGCGGCAGCCGGGTGATCGCCGTGATCGCCCGCAACACCAACCTGCTCGGCGTCCGGACCCCGTCGCGACTCGAGATCGCCTACCTGCAGAGCGCCACCGACCTGGCCCGGATGATCACCGACGGCATCTTCCCGTACGGCGGGGAGCGGTTGCTCTCGACCACCCCACGGGTCGGGGACGGGTGTATTCGGATCGACCGGCACGGCATGGTGACGTTCGCCAGCCCGAATGCGTTGTCCGCGTACCGGCGGATGGGCCTCGTCACCGACCTGGTCGGCAGCCGGCTCAAGGACATCACCGCGGAGCTGACCAACAGCGGCCGGAAGGTGGACGACGTACTGGCCTCGGTGGTCACCGGCCGCGCCGCCTTGGAGATCGAGATCGAGAACGCGGAGGCGACGCTGTTCCTGCGGGCGATCCCGCTGCGTGCCGAGGGCGAGCACGTGGGCGCGCTGATCCTGCTCCGGGACGTGACGGAGCTGCGCAGCCGGGAGCGGGAGCTGGTCACCAAGGAGGCGACCATCCGGGAGATTCATCATCGCGTGAAGAACAACTTGCAGACCGTCGCCGCGTTACTCCGGATGCAGGCAAGACGCATCACTGTGCCGGAAGCGCAGGCGGCATTGGCCGAAGCTGTCCGCAGGGTGGGATCGATCGCGATCGTGCACGAGACCTTGTCCGAATCGTTCGACGAGCACGTGGACTTCGACGACGTGGCCGACCGGGTGGCGGCGATGGTGGCCGATGTGTCGACGGTCACCACGCAGGTGGCGACCCGGCGTACCGGCAGTTTCGGGGTGCTGGACTCCGAGGTTGCGACGCCGCTGGCGATGGTGCTGACCGAACTCATGCAGAACTCGGTGGAGCATGCTTTCGGAGGCAGGCAAGGCGATGCGGCCGGCGAGATCGTGCTGGAGGCGCGACGATCGGTCGGGCGGCTGCGGGTGGTGGTGACCGACGACGGGCTGGGGTTGCCGGCCGGGTTCGATTCCGAGACTTCGGGGAATCTGGGGCTGTCGATCGTTCGCACGCTGGTGATCGGCGAACTCGACGGAGTACTGGAGTTCGGTCCTCGCCACGACGGCGGCCAGGGGACCACGGTCGTCCTGGACATCCCGGTGAAGGACTAG